The following proteins are encoded in a genomic region of Brachypodium distachyon strain Bd21 chromosome 1, Brachypodium_distachyon_v3.0, whole genome shotgun sequence:
- the LOC100821970 gene encoding uncharacterized protein LOC100821970, with amino-acid sequence MGTRTGRVKAESNPYAPPAQISYSSSDPLIPPRLDPFTSSGHSSTTVASSFPHLPTMSSHAPIQSPKAAVDSLAAILGGALPGSLASADDPAAALLHDDGVARAVASRLRRAGSGGGDDGLCGWLYDAFQSSVPALKLAVLRFVPTLAGVYMSRAVSRKPLAGFEAVILALYMHAVAQRGSSAEEPETVALPNLANPSVYHAAAAAASKTAKAAEPEVAVLSPALEPHGTVRATRRARIVGAVLELYHGKLALMPFSSKMDFCEFCVAWSGKHNSSNDKPRVASAPAPAAEGVEEKWRRVPLPWELFQPALRIVGHCLLGPNNSDELKTQATRAAQCLYLRATETMDARAVLACRSLIRLSQMVEEPIPEPSFSEAVQANMAELEAMRANILSAKN; translated from the exons ATGGGGACG CGTACCGGCCGGGTCAAAGCTGAATCCAATCCATACGCGCCGCCCGCTCAAATCTCCTATTCCTCCTCCGATCCCCTCATCCCCCCGCGGCTCGATCCCTTCACCTCATCGGGGCACTCATCGACGACGGTAGCCTCCTCGTTTCCGCACCTACCGACGATGTCGTCCCACGCGCCGATCCAGAGCCCCAAGGCCGCCGTGGACTCCCTCGCCGCCAtcctcggcggcgcgctccCGGGCTCCCTCGCATCCGCCGACGACCCCGCAGCCGCGCTGCTCCACGACGACGGcgtcgcccgcgccgtcgcctcgcgcctccgccgcgcggGCTCGGGGGGCGGGGACGACGGCCTCTGCGGCTGGCTCTACGACGCCTTCCAGTCCAGCGTCCCGGCGCTCAAGCTCGCGGTGCTGCGGTTCGTGCCGACCCTCGCGGGCGTCTACATGTCCCGTGCCGTCTCCCGGAAGCCGCTCGCCGGGTTCGAGGCCGTGATCCTCGCGCTCTACATGCACGCCGTGGCGCAGCGGGGATCCTCCGCCGAGGAGCCCGAGACCGTCGCGCTCCCCAACCTGGCCAACCCCAGCGTGTaccacgcggcggcggcggccgcttccaagaccgccaaggccgcggagCCCGAAGTCGCCGTGCTCTCCCCCGCGCTGGAGCCGCACGGCACCGTGCGCGCCACGCGCCGCGCCCGCATCGTCGGCGCCGTGCTCGAGCTCTACCACGGCAAGCTCGCGCTCATGCCGTTCTCCTCCAAGATGGACTTCTGCGAGTTCTGCGTCGCGTGGTCGGGGAAGCACAACAGCAGCAACGACAAGCCGCGCGTCGcgtccgcgcccgcgcccgccgccgaggGCGTGGAGGAGAAGTGGCGGAGGGTGCCGCTGCCGTGGGAGCTGTTCCAGCCGGCGCTGCGGATCGTGGGGCACTGCCTGCTGGGTCCCAACAACTCCGACGAGCTGAAGACGCAGGCCACCCGTGCGGCGCAGTGCCTCTACCTGAGGGCCACGGAGACCATGGACGCGCGTGCGGTGCTGGCCTGCAGGAGCCTCATCAGGCTGTCGCAGATGGTGGAGGAGCCCATCCCCGAGCCGTCCTTCTCCGAGGCCGTCCAGGCCAACATGGCAGAACTGGAGGCCATGAGGGCTAACATACTTAGCGCCAAGAACTGA
- the LOC100846160 gene encoding probable histone H2AXa, whose amino-acid sequence MSSTGSGGRGKAKSTKVVSRSAKAGLQFPVGRIARYLKAGKYAERVGAGAPVYLSAVLEYLAAEVLELAGNAARDNKKNRIVPRHIQLAVRNDEELSKLLGTVTIANGGVLPKIHQVLLPKKAGAKGDIGSASQEF is encoded by the exons ATGAGTTCCACCGGAAGCGGCGGCCGTGGGAAGGCGAAGTCGACGAAGGTGGTGTCGCGCTCGGCCAAGGCCGGCCTCCAGTTCCCCGTCGGCCGTATCGCGCGGTACCTCAAGGCCGGCAAGTACGCGGagcgcgtcggcgccggcgcccccgtgTACCTCTCCGCCGTTCTCGAGTACCTCGCCGCCGAG gtGCTGGAGCTGGCGGGGAACGCGGCGCGCGACAACAAGAAGAACCGGATCGTGCCGCGCCACATCCAGCTGGCGGTGCGCAATGACGAGGAGCTGAGCAAGCTGCTGGGAACCGTCACGATCGCCAACGGCGGCGTGCTGCCCAAGATCCACCAGGTTCTGCTGCCCAAAAAGGCTGGCGCTAAGGGGGACATCGGCTCGGCCTCGCAGGAGTTCTGA